One stretch of Gopherus flavomarginatus isolate rGopFla2 chromosome 2, rGopFla2.mat.asm, whole genome shotgun sequence DNA includes these proteins:
- the LOC127045143 gene encoding uncharacterized protein LOC127045143 — protein sequence MSLCPPNYSKPFHLFVHERGGIASGVLTQLSGPHHFPLAFYSQQIDPVAQGTPSCTRTLAAAALLITKAKSLTLGHFTTVWTSHALSALLRRGTTQVFSAHRQQQLEAELLEDTNLIFERCGPLNPATLLPDLPVLQDQHDCVEIVYSILQIRDNLFDVPLDNPDCILFSDGSSFYVDGKRFTGYAVTSEWDIQEAASLPGNWGAQAAELYALARACQLAAGKTVTIFTDSKYAFGVVHCHIHLWKFRGFQTAAGKPIQHLPLIHKLLDALQKPSVLAVVHCRAHTKDSSPVTRGNALPDASAKKAATLPLAMPTLAIATSSFTPPHPVPVPAAELQSWESLGATLVKGTWLMPDGRACLPRSTYPVAVRWHHDKGGHYGTHALVDTIARFWYAPGIQPYCLSIVKACSTCQRNGPAPPLNKIKGGRPPPAAPFQHLQIDFADMPKAFGKKHLLVLVCPLTSWVEAFPTANCTAATVAKILLRDIVPRFGIPLVLDSDRGPHFTGHVLGRLEQGLGISHSFHTPYHPQSSGKVERMNRELKFTLAKYCQETGLKWPQVLPLVLFHLRTRPTRALGLSPFELLYGHPPFKGGALPRADVSLLGGDHMTACQFLSLQARLRTLWKASQFSQTVPLEEQIHPFQPGDFVWAKKFVRDDTLQPRFTGPHQVLLTTQTAVFLEGRKSWIHHSHVKPAVVDHSDGPAALVTTEDTAFDQWTSLPLSDIRLKLTRKK from the coding sequence atgtctctctgcccccccaattacagcaaaccctttcacctttttgtccacgagaggggcggaattgctagtggtgtccttacccagctgagcgggccccaccatttcccgcttgctttttactctcagcaaatcgaccctgtcgctcagggaaccccatcctgcacccggactctggcagcagctgccctgctgatcacaaaggcaaagagcctaaccctgggtcattttaccacggtttggacctctcatgccttgtcagcccttctgcgtaggggcacaacccaagtcttttcggcccatcgtcagcaacagctagaggccgaactcttagaagacactaacctaatttttgaaaggtgtggaccccttaatccagctaccttgcttcctgacctgccagtcctccaggatcagcacgactgtgtggaaatagtttacagcatcttacagataagagacaacctgtttgacgtgccactggacaaccccgattgcatcctcttctcggacggaagctccttctatgttgatggcaagcgtttcactggttatgctgtcacctctgaatgggacattcaagaggccgcctcactgccaggcaactggggagcccaagccgctgaactctatgccctggcccgagcttgccagttggctgctggtaagaccgttaccatttttactgatagcaaatatgcttttggagttgtgcattgtcatatccacctctggaagtttcgaggtttccagacagctgccggtaaacccattcagcacctccccctcatccacaagcttttggacgccctccaaaaaccctctgtcctggctgtagttcactgccgggcccatactaaagatagtagccccgttacccgtgggaatgccctgcctgacgcctccgccaagaaggctgccaccttacctttagccatgcccacattggctattgcaacctcctcctttactccaccgcaccccgtaccagtacccgctgctgaactacaatcgtgggaaagcctcggggccactctggtcaaagggacctggcttatgccagatggccgagcctgcctccctcgctccacataccccgtggcagttcgctggcaccatgataaagggggtcactacggcacgcacgcccttgtggacactatcgctcgcttttggtatgctccaggcattcaaccctattgcctatcaatagtgaaagcatgcagcacatgtcagcgtaatggacctgctccgcctcttaacaaaattaagggtggaagacctccgcctgctgctccatttcaacatcttcaaattgactttgcagatatgccaaaggcttttgggaaaaagcacctccttgttttggtttgccctctgacttcctgggtcgaagcttttcctactgctaattgtactgctgccacagtggcgaagattctccttcgagatattgtaccccgttttggcatccctcttgtgctcgactcagatcgcggacctcactttactggtcatgtccttggccgtttagaacaaggactgggcatttcacactcctttcatacaccctaccacccccagtctagcgggaaagttgagcgtatgaatagggaacttaagtttacattggctaaatactgtcaggaaacaggattaaagtggcctcaggtacttcccttggtcctgtttcaccttcgtactcgcccaacccgcgcattgggattatccccctttgaactgctctatggacacccccctttcaaaggcggggcgctaccacgtgctgatgtttcactattgggaggggatcatatgaccgcgtgtcagtttctctccctacaggctcgccttcgtaccctttggaaagcctcgcagttttcccagaccgtgccgctggaggaacaaatccacccgttccaaccaggggacttcgtctgggccaaaaagttcgttcgtgacgacaccctccagccaaggtttactggaccccaccaggttcttttgacaacccagactgcagtgttcctggaaggacgcaaatcttggatccaccactcccacgtcaagccagccgtagtggaccacagtgacggaccagcagctcttgtcaccactgaggacactgccttcgaccagtggaccagcttacctctctcagacattagacttaaattgactcgaaaaaaatga